The following proteins are encoded in a genomic region of Cryptomeria japonica chromosome 11, Sugi_1.0, whole genome shotgun sequence:
- the LOC131860066 gene encoding glycine-rich RNA-binding protein-like, protein MVVISCASEKKKKKSTESYVYVNEGEEKKKSEQSFGYAYAGELNKNKCEQSFGHVYGGEENKKKSEKSFGYAYGGDENKKKSNDKNRDIWFAGAAGVAGGVVAATAITLAASEIKKDDKKGRDDGSGGGDIDDDGGDGGGGGGYGGSSGCGGGGGGGGGGGGCGGGGCGGGGCGGGGCGGG, encoded by the coding sequence ATGGTCGTTATTTCCTGTGCTtctgaaaagaagaaaaagaagagtacGGAAAGTTATGTATATGTAAATGAaggagaggagaagaagaaaagtgagCAAAGTTTTGGATATGCGTATGCAGGTGAGCTGAATAAGAATAAGTGTGAGCAAAGTTTTGGACATGTGTATGGAGGAGAGGAGAataagaagaagagtgagaaaagTTTTGGTTATgcctatggaggagatgagaataAGAAGAAGAGTAATGATAAGAATAGAGATATTTGGTTTGCAGGAGCAGCTGGTGTTGCAGGTGGAGTTGTTGCTGCTACAGCTATAACTCTAGCTGCTTCTGAGATAAAAAAAGATGATAAAAAGGGCAGAGATGATGGTAGTGGCGGCGGAGATATTGATGACgacggtggagatggtggtggtggcgGTGGATACGGTGGCAGCAGTGgctgtggtggtggtggtggaggtggcggTGGAGGTGGCGGCTGTGGTGGAGGTGGCTGTGGTGGTGGAGGATGCGGTGGTGGAGGATGCGGTGGTGGCTGA